The sequence ATTTCCCTTGAATTGACAACAAGTGGAGTCGGTATGATGTAGAAAGGATAGCGAAATCCAGAAAGGAGTGAGCCGACAGACCTTTCCGCAATACGAGTACTCAGGTAGGTCGTTACACCTCCACACAGAGTAATGAACGATGTCTCTGACCGAGTAGAATGGGTAGTATTTCTTGTCATCCAGGAGATCGTAGAGCCCCAGCCAAGCCCAATCAGTTGCTTCTCGTGGCCAAGAAAGCGTTCCATATACTGAGCCGCTGCTAGACCAATGTTCTCGTTAATATATTCAGGAGAAATCTCTGGAACAAGGAGAGCTTCTTTGAGATGCCACTTTTCACAAAGTTGATCTTCCAAATCGCTCAAGCGAGCGTCAGCACCGTGAACATGAATGGTAACCTGACCTGACAATCTGGCTTCATTCAGCACACTGATCACACGGGCACGATTTAGTCCAAGCTTTTTAGCAATCTCATTTTGCGTCCAACCAGCCTTGTAATAGTACCAGGCAATCCTGG comes from SAR324 cluster bacterium and encodes:
- a CDS encoding sugar-binding transcriptional regulator; amino-acid sequence: MKKLNTAQRDQQLYASRIAWYYYKAGWTQNEIAKKLGLNRARVISVLNEARLSGQVTIHVHGADARLSDLEDQLCEKWHLKEALLVPEISPEYINENIGLAAAQYMERFLGHEKQLIGLGWGSTISWMTRNTTHSTRSETSFITLCGGVTTYLSTRIAERSVGSLLSGFRYPFYIIPTPLVVNSREIKDLLLEEPEVQRVLQMALTADLSFVGIGALEPSNSFSQFGYRSKEDLELLTRLGAAGEIHGEYFDVEGQSLQLEQHDRLIATRLSDLRKMKQVVGIAGGERKLEALRGTLRGNLISTLITDERTAQALLQ